The Streptomyces sp. SS1-1 genome has a segment encoding these proteins:
- a CDS encoding ATP-binding protein, translating into MKRQARGGGPTAYGASSAKTVEDGTAGAGEHTRTSQLRRRLGRADLRAVPEARRALRELLRQCGRAGGSDTAELLTSELVTNALVHTDRDAVLTATVGPAGLRVEVRDFTSRRPRMRVPDADTGTNGRGLLLVQSLADAWGVCVHGVGKVVWFELGADV; encoded by the coding sequence ATGAAGAGGCAGGCACGGGGAGGCGGTCCCACGGCGTACGGGGCCTCCTCGGCGAAGACGGTGGAGGACGGGACCGCGGGCGCCGGGGAACACACGCGGACCTCCCAGCTCAGGCGCAGACTCGGCCGGGCCGATCTGCGGGCGGTACCGGAGGCGCGCAGGGCGCTGCGCGAACTGCTGCGGCAGTGCGGCAGGGCCGGCGGCTCCGACACCGCCGAACTGCTCACCAGCGAACTCGTCACCAACGCACTCGTGCACACCGACCGGGACGCGGTCCTGACCGCGACCGTGGGACCGGCCGGACTGCGCGTGGAGGTACGGGACTTCACGTCCCGGCGGCCCAGGATGCGCGTACCGGACGCCGACACCGGTACGAACGGCCGGGGCCTGCTGCTCGTCCAGTCCCTGGCGGACGCCTGGGGGGTGTGCGTGCACGGCGTGGGCAAGGTGGTGTGGTTCGAGCTCGGGGCGGACGTGTGA
- a CDS encoding DUF2637 domain-containing protein, whose protein sequence is MRLTDISLNWLLPGAVLLLGMLAAVAVLARGKRSGEHAAEDSWERSEERRRRKEAIYGTASYVLLFCCAAVAAALSFKGLVGFGEQNLGLSDGWQYLVPFGLDGAAMFCSVLAVREASHGDAALGSRILVWTFAGAAAWFNWVHAPRGLSHAGAPHFFAGMSLSAAVLFDRALKQTRRAALREQGLVPRPLPQIRIVRWLRAPRETYKAWSLMLLENVRSLDEAVDEVREDKRQKEAARLRRRDKERMERAQLKAISRGHRGFIGRGTGRQGEPQALEPAPSQVTAEPAISAPELPVRKRPSLEPVRTGSDPVTVDLTAEDDTMALPRLDSLERKLKDLEQQFG, encoded by the coding sequence ATGAGATTGACCGACATATCGCTGAACTGGCTGCTTCCGGGCGCCGTGCTGCTCCTGGGCATGCTGGCGGCGGTGGCGGTGCTCGCGCGCGGGAAGCGGTCCGGGGAGCACGCGGCCGAGGACTCCTGGGAGCGCAGCGAGGAGCGCCGCAGGCGCAAGGAGGCCATCTACGGCACGGCCTCCTACGTGCTGCTCTTCTGCTGTGCCGCCGTGGCCGCCGCGCTCTCCTTCAAGGGCCTGGTCGGCTTCGGTGAGCAGAACCTGGGCCTCAGCGACGGCTGGCAGTACCTCGTGCCGTTCGGTCTCGACGGCGCGGCGATGTTCTGTTCCGTGCTCGCCGTGCGCGAGGCCAGCCACGGCGACGCGGCGCTCGGCTCGCGCATACTCGTGTGGACGTTCGCTGGTGCCGCGGCCTGGTTCAACTGGGTCCACGCGCCCCGCGGCCTGAGCCACGCCGGCGCCCCGCACTTCTTCGCCGGCATGTCCCTGTCGGCGGCCGTGCTGTTCGACCGCGCCCTGAAGCAGACCCGCCGGGCGGCGCTGCGCGAGCAGGGCCTGGTGCCGCGTCCGCTGCCCCAGATCCGCATCGTGCGCTGGCTCCGCGCCCCCCGCGAGACCTACAAGGCGTGGTCGCTCATGCTGCTGGAGAACGTCCGCAGCCTGGACGAGGCGGTCGACGAGGTCCGCGAGGACAAGCGGCAGAAGGAGGCGGCCCGCCTGCGCCGCCGGGACAAGGAGCGCATGGAGCGCGCCCAGCTCAAGGCCATCAGCCGCGGCCACCGCGGCTTCATCGGCCGCGGCACCGGCCGGCAGGGCGAGCCGCAGGCCCTGGAGCCGGCCCCGTCCCAGGTCACCGCGGAGCCTGCCATATCGGCGCCGGAGCTGCCCGTGCGCAAGCGCCCTTCCCTTGAGCCCGTACGCACCGGTTCGGACCCGGTGACCGTGGACCTCACCGCGGAGGACGACACAATGGCGCTCCCGCGGCTCGACTCGCTGGAGCGCAAGCTCAAGGACCTGGAGCAGCAGTTCGGCTGA
- a CDS encoding (2Fe-2S)-binding protein, which translates to MPVPSSALAHAYARLAEVLPGLDITQPVTDAALPRHGGWVTASALAEGGTGLDAFLAWDDAQVLRDYGRSARPDVVASFGLHRYAWPACLLITVPWFLLRRVPRFPVTHVSYDRTDPGAPLGRLAARPASFACLPGDPAAGLPGARLVADEEALRAEVREAVAEHLEPVLGGFGPRMRRRGRALWGMATDEVVEGLWYVAHLFGDGEQERARHELELLLPGATRPYVGSAAFRELTGPDGESLPTRDRASCCMFYTVRPEDTCATCPRTCDADRLAKLLGAAA; encoded by the coding sequence ATGCCCGTGCCCTCCTCAGCCCTCGCGCACGCCTACGCCCGTCTCGCCGAGGTCCTCCCGGGGCTCGACATCACCCAGCCCGTCACCGACGCGGCGCTGCCCCGGCACGGCGGCTGGGTCACCGCGAGCGCGCTGGCGGAGGGCGGCACCGGGCTGGACGCGTTCCTCGCCTGGGACGACGCCCAGGTGCTGCGCGACTACGGGCGGTCCGCCCGCCCTGACGTCGTCGCCAGTTTCGGGCTGCACCGCTACGCCTGGCCGGCGTGCCTGCTGATCACCGTGCCGTGGTTCCTGCTCCGCCGCGTCCCCCGCTTCCCCGTGACGCATGTCTCGTACGACCGCACCGACCCCGGCGCTCCCCTGGGCCGCCTGGCCGCACGTCCCGCCTCCTTCGCCTGCCTGCCCGGCGACCCGGCGGCCGGTCTGCCCGGCGCGCGCCTGGTCGCCGACGAGGAGGCCCTGCGGGCCGAGGTGCGCGAGGCCGTCGCCGAGCACCTGGAGCCGGTCCTCGGCGGCTTCGGCCCCCGGATGCGGCGCCGCGGACGCGCCCTGTGGGGCATGGCGACCGACGAGGTCGTCGAGGGCCTGTGGTACGTGGCGCACCTGTTCGGGGACGGCGAGCAGGAGCGGGCCCGCCACGAGCTGGAGCTGCTGCTGCCGGGCGCGACACGGCCGTACGTGGGTTCGGCCGCGTTCCGTGAGCTGACCGGTCCGGACGGCGAGTCCCTGCCCACCCGCGACCGGGCGAGCTGCTGCATGTTCTACACCGTGCGCCCCGAGGACACGTGTGCGACCTGCCCGCGCACCTGCGACGCCGACCGCCTCGCCAAGCTCCTGGGCGCGGCGGCCTGA
- a CDS encoding GntR family transcriptional regulator yields the protein MKQGARSSATTGTPGTPQVREAAAAAPEPRVPAQGTPSAAARGEHTHSEPPIPAPRPVVQRASVRGQILDALRTALVTGELAPGAVYSAPALGERFGVSATPVREAMQQLAQEGAVEVVPNRGFRVVERGARDLAELAEVRALVEVPVMLRLARAVPAERWAEMRPLAEATVRAAATGCRATYAESDRTFHRAVLSLAGNAQLVRIADDLHRRAQWPLTGPSRPPGRGHADLLADAAEHTALLDALVARDLEVVRALVDEHFASAH from the coding sequence GTGAAGCAGGGCGCGCGAAGCTCCGCGACGACGGGGACGCCGGGGACGCCACAGGTCCGGGAGGCCGCGGCGGCCGCGCCGGAACCCAGGGTCCCGGCGCAGGGCACCCCGTCCGCCGCCGCGCGCGGCGAGCACACCCACAGCGAGCCGCCCATCCCCGCGCCGCGCCCGGTCGTGCAGCGCGCCTCGGTGCGCGGGCAGATCCTCGACGCGCTGCGCACCGCGCTCGTCACCGGCGAGCTGGCGCCCGGCGCCGTCTACTCGGCCCCCGCCCTCGGCGAGCGCTTCGGCGTCTCGGCGACCCCCGTCCGGGAGGCCATGCAGCAGCTGGCCCAGGAGGGCGCCGTCGAGGTGGTCCCCAACCGGGGGTTCCGGGTCGTCGAACGCGGCGCCCGCGACCTGGCCGAACTCGCCGAGGTCCGGGCCCTCGTCGAGGTCCCCGTCATGCTCCGGCTCGCCCGCGCCGTGCCCGCCGAACGCTGGGCCGAGATGCGCCCGCTGGCTGAGGCGACCGTCCGCGCGGCGGCCACCGGATGCCGGGCCACCTACGCGGAGTCCGACCGCACCTTCCACCGCGCGGTGCTCTCCCTCGCCGGCAACGCCCAGCTCGTCCGCATCGCCGACGACCTGCACCGCCGCGCCCAGTGGCCCCTGACCGGCCCGTCCCGCCCCCCGGGCCGCGGCCACGCCGACCTCCTGGCCGACGCGGCCGAACACACGGCGCTCCTCGACGCCCTGGTCGCCCGCGACCTGGAGGTCGTCCGTGCCCTGGTCGACGAACACTTCGCGAGCGCCCACTAG